The following DNA comes from Pomacea canaliculata isolate SZHN2017 linkage group LG10, ASM307304v1, whole genome shotgun sequence.
gctgggtGTAAACCATTCCCCCCACCTTACCCAAACCCTTTAAAAATTTGATGAAGTTTGTGTTAGACCACCCATCTGTCAGTTGAATATTGATAATGTTAGATGTTGTTATCTTTATGAAAGGTGATATCAGAGGAGCATGAGACAAAACCAGTAGACCTACGAAACATTCctgagacaaacaaaaatttggaAGAGGTGCTGAAATATGTGTCCAATGATCAGCTGATTCCAAAGAGCAAGATTGCAGTTTGGATTGACCCTTTGGATGCCACACAAGAATACACAGGTAGTGCTCTATGGGATAGGATAAATTGCAGATTAAAATAAAGCTTTGTACTGGAATGTACTAGACTGTAACTAAGGTCTATCAAGTCAGCATTTTTACTATGATGGGCCTTTAGTCAGAGCATGGTATTAATGTGACCCTTGCATTTATAGTCATGCATTAAGGAGAAACATTCTTAGAAAGGTGTCGATCAATTTTAGTCTTAATGTGAATACAAGAGTCATTGAAATGTCACTGTGGAATGTCACCTCATATATGTAATCTGTTATTAACCAAAATGTTTGTATGCAGCATGAGACTGTTTCATAGTGAGAGATAATCGTAACACTTTTTCAGCTGCGATAGATCTTTTATTTCTGATATCAGAAGTAACTGATCTACTAAGTAGTGAGCCTTTGTTCATTCTGCTTTGTTATTTTTGCGTTAACTGTTGTACGTGATTTGTGTTAGTTGGGTCTTTGCGGGTGACacttataaacatttttttttgctattgtttttttcagagGGCTTATATGACTATGTTACCACTATGGTATGTGTTGTGGTCAATGGGGAGCCCACCATTGGGGTCATTCACAAACCATTTTCAGGAGAGACAGGTATGGTTTCTTTATATTCAGAGTTTTTTGTTCAGTTCAATCTTTACTATTCATGGTAAGGCACAAGGCCAGAACAAAACTGATGTACAAAAGTTAATCTAGTACAGAGAGCATATCTAGAATCTctcacactatatatataataatccTTTGAAGGGTCTCTTTTCTCCGACCTCCCTCTTCTTCCCATACAGCCATTAGCatgcatgcaaaaatatttttttcacttttagttttcttttcaatattgTTCTTAACTTTACTATGTCACTGATTCAGTTTACATTGCTAATGCTTTGCTCTCTCAttgtacatgcacacaaagtTAGGAAGCACTTGACACGATTATAACTGTTTAATAATAGCACATCAGTGACAACACCACCACTGCACATTCACAGCACATAATGCATATCTCTATAACACAGATCATATGGCAATTCTTTTAATTGTATGGCTTTTAAATCTACCAAAAAGCAGGTTTAGGGTTTTGCTACTTTGTGAAAggtgttacaaaaaaaaaaaaaaaaaaaacaccacactGATCAAACCTAAATATATCACAAAAAGTAAACTTAGCATATTCCAAATAAAAGGGTACCgaataaacatttatgataTCATTAAGAAAAAGTTACAATAAGCactgaaattaaaatctttgacttaattataaataataattttcaatgtGGTCTGCTAAATGACAAACATGAACAtccaaagaagaaaagtttttatatctttagacagtatatttttaacagaaaatggcCAAGTGCATACAGTTGTCTATAGAAAACTGTCCtaaattttattcacatttactATAGGTGTTGTTGTCCGAAAGTGTTAACTTTGTTAATTGTCTTTGGTTCTTTTATTTGGGttgtaacaaaaaatatttctttgcaaatgaaaattaataGTAAACAACAATTATAAGTCTTGCTGATGTCAAACTAAAAGAAAGTGACTaagcacattaaaaacattaagaaataaaagtaaaaattaaatgtatatgaACTGAACTTCTATTAACATGTTTTGGTATAATTACCAAAGTAAATTATCAATTTGACTTTGTTTCCATTTCTTATAGTTCtaatatgcttttaaaaaattgaactATTCTGGGATGATTGTCAACAGTTTGGGCATGGGTGGACTATGGTCACTCACCCAGCTTGAAGAAAGCATCTGAGGTGAAACCTGATGAAGAACATCGCAAGATCATTGTATCACGTTCTCATGCTGGGCCTGTTGAAACTGTTGCTAAGAAATCTTTTGGTGAAGGTACACAGGTAGTGCCTGCAGGAGGAGCAGGTAggttttacttttcttccagATAAAATTCATGCATGGTCTTTATTCTTTGCTATTTATCATAATctcttttacttaagtaaatgCTAGGAATCAGTGCATCCATTCCTGTTTGCAAGCAAGCagttattttcctatttttttacAGGTTATAAAACCCTTGAAGTAATCAAAGGAAATGTGGAGGCATATGTGCATGTAACACTCATCAAGAAATGGGACATCTGTGCTGGCCATGCCATTCTCAAGGCTGTGTCAGGGAAGATGACAACGTTGCAAGGACACTTTATCACTTATTTGCCTGATGATGATCCCCAGAACAAGAATGGTCTTCTGGCCACCATTTATAATCATTATGATTATCTCGAGAAGCTGGCACCAGAGATGGACACATTAACTAGCAAGCATTCATAACATTGggatataaaaaaagaaacttagtAGCATGAATGAGAAGTGATAACAGGGCTGGCACAGGTGTGCAGGAGCCAAGGCTTTATGTACTGTTTTCTAGCATGGGTTAAGATTGAGAGGATACTTGCAAGTAAAAACTAGAAGAGAATAACAGTCTGATGATACCTACTGGTACTGTTATTTGTTCCTTTTCGTGTATTTTTGTGCCTTCATTGGATGGAAAGTTGGTTTTGTTTCCAtatttggtttttctttaaaagtgtcTGCACTTTTGACTATAAAAGGACCAAAGGTGAGTAAGAGAACAATTTATGTTCAGTTGAAAGTTATTAAAATACAttgtgccatttttttctttttataactgATACACATTAGGTATCATTAATGGAGGTGCAATATGTTTGATGAAAAAATCCAAActtttatcaatatttgtaatttttgttatttggttgcatataaaaattttgctagggttaattttttttttaacaactggTGATTGTCACATTACAGGAATGTTGGTAACTACTAGGTAATTGCTTGCGCAGGGGGAGAAAATCTGCTCATATGCAGTTATGTATATAATACatctttgtttccttcctttGGTATTTATAGTTAATTTGATATAGAATCATTGTGTGACTAGACTTGTGTGTCTGTAATGCTGGGATGTgaggattttttaattttacctcTAATAGGCAAGTATTTTGTAAGATCTAAGGGTCTGTGATTAGCTGAAAGGTATGATGCCATTGTTTAGTCTTTATTTATATGAAAGTAAATTGACTTTCAGtcaatgttttgtcttttgtattgCTATCTTTAATGAGTAACCTATGTTTTTATGTGATATTTCACATTTAACACATTTTGAACatatcaaaatttaaaacattttacacaaaggaaaagattttaatATATTGGCTTTAAATGACATGCAAAGCATACTTTACAAAACTGCAActgagaaaagtaaagaaatggaGGTTATGCTGTCTACCTTGGTCATAACTAGATTTATATTACTgttgtatgtttatatgttgttCATGGCATCATATTAAGGAAAATTCGTGAGTTTACAACTTACAGATATATGTAATATTCAAAAGCACACACATAGCTATTGATATCAAAAACATTTGCGCATACTCATAACATTTGTGGGAATATAATTTTGCACACAAATACTTGTAGTAGATTAGTCTTTATTATCCGCTTCTGAAACGGTATTAAGAATAtttaagtaaaaagaaaatggtattttgttttttgtaaggTTTCATTGATGCATGCATTTTCATCCATTAATTTCAGCTGCTGATATTGTTAATACATGGAAACTGgattataaaatgttatttgtgtaAGTCACATTACTACATTTAGACAAACAATTTTGGTGTCGACCCAAGGTATTTTGTAGATTCTTTTCAGTGGATACAAcgtgaaggttttttttttttttttaatgttgcatgCATTTTAGATTGCTGTAAACTGAAACCAATTATTGTCTAAGGCATGCTTACAAGTGCATTGTTGCGGAAGCCagagttaaaaaagaaattgagcCTTGTTATATCATCACTAATTTGCTATTTTTTGGAACACATTCAGGTAGTTATACAAAGATTAAAGATTTGTGTTTTAATTCTTGCTGTTGAAAAAGTACCCCTCCTAAATTATTTTGGGTTTCCTGAAAATAGCAATAGTTGGCATCGCATCCAGATTAGAAAGTTGAAATAAACCCACATTTCCCTCTTGTAGTATAATAAAGAGCTTAACACTAATGCAGCTTATTATATGggtaggtttgtttttttaaaagattggAATAAGTATATTGTTTGTCATTGTTAGCTCATTTAAAATGGCAGTAACATATTTGTGGTCACTTTAAACCACATTACCAGCACATGCTTTTCTTGCATGAACATCATTTAGAGTCAATGTGTTGACGTTACATGTCAAGATCGACTGATTTACTAATGTGAATAGGAAAAACAATATGGTTTGGATGGGACTTTTAGTGTAACTTAGCACAAAATGTGGGGGATGAGTGCTTTGACTCAGTATGAGAATATAGGAGAGCCATCAAAATGTACAGCAGAAGTGGACATCCAGTAGGAACAAAGTAGATACCATGTCCAATGTTTGTTACCTTCTTTCCACAATAAGTTTTAGCCAGATGGTCTGCTTGTGTAAGCAGAAACACGTGGGACTTCCTGtggtgttttaaaaataaaatggaaaatttcTCAGTCACTTGTGTGTAATGTTATGATTGAAGATGCTACCAGCTACTTTGTTGTTCACAGCACCAGAATTTGTTTCCTTGAAATTGTTTCATGCACTGAACATATGTAATTTGTCCATCTTTAGTAACGAATTGCTACtctttaaagatatttttaaaatgtatctttTACAGCCATATTCTGCAACTTTGCTCACTCTTTATAGACAAAGCTCACGAACAGCAGCCtccatttcttttcattgtctATGGATTCAA
Coding sequences within:
- the LOC112573607 gene encoding inositol monophosphatase 3-like — translated: MAPANVRLNPVGIIIVVALGLCIFFYIFGLPQLSSDERVSMRELLSVSVDLAQRGGERVRQIAKEHNLQAKEKGKTKEGASEMLTDGDLESHRAIVYGFSKTFPGIRVISEEHETKPVDLRNIPETNKNLEEVLKYVSNDQLIPKSKIAVWIDPLDATQEYTEGLYDYVTTMVCVVVNGEPTIGVIHKPFSGETVWAWVDYGHSPSLKKASEVKPDEEHRKIIVSRSHAGPVETVAKKSFGEGTQVVPAGGAGYKTLEVIKGNVEAYVHVTLIKKWDICAGHAILKAVSGKMTTLQGHFITYLPDDDPQNKNGLLATIYNHYDYLEKLAPEMDTLTSKHS